In Astyanax mexicanus isolate ESR-SI-001 chromosome 5, AstMex3_surface, whole genome shotgun sequence, a single window of DNA contains:
- the senp2 gene encoding sentrin-specific protease 2, translating into MYEWIVDGLSSLFVPFSGGSLAVWPSDAHGDGKAPLRGSSSSTEPPPREQEHYRPAKRNYQSVHSPDGISEHLEIKRPRRDVIVRVVKKTFAGIAGLFRLRHHKTGRYGKDKEYKGSQVGHVTLMGIDEIHSNGLNKWMINGDVKMEKPREMGLTCKERTVVNSFQNPQPLIKKPDGAVLYMGNQDRLRERPGRRSLQLLPSRTGLGLPEIEPPSRTHKPCLAVEEALKESDREHYRKLVEMVSEKYSKNKPLPFGRVKPPNSTFPLDGYKSFNHASEISKPAPIRVNPNVPVWRESASLNRTKERLVEGTCSARLNDAKVKKPEEKSSKKTVPVDVDLSVEVETRLNLKEREAVAVSQPDTGRRCEEEFPRLTKEMQHEVSSALAQRDPNLVLSSAFKLRITQRDLATLQEGSWLNDEVINFYLNLVMARSEQDAGALKVYCFSTFFFPKLHGGGHAAVRRWTKAVDLFLHDIILIPLHLGVHWSLIAVDFRTKSVRSYDSMGQRHDDICNLILMYLKEEHMVKKGKDLEELKWTVSSMRATEIPQQRNGSDCGVFVCKYSDYIARGHPFTFRQCHMPYFRKAMIWEILKQKLLQ; encoded by the exons ATGTATGAATGGATAGTTGACGGTCTGTCGTCGCTCTTCGTGCCTTTTTCTGGGGGGAGTTTGGCGGTGTGGCCTAGCGACGCGCACGGAGACGGTAAAGCGCCACTGaggggcagcagcagcagtacagAGCCTCCGCCGCGGGAACAGGAGCACTACAGGCCCGCCAAACGCAACTACCAGAG TGTCCACTCACCTGATGGTATTTCGGAACACCTGGAGATCAAAAGACCTAGACGAG ATGTGATCGTCCGAGTTGTCAAGAAGACTTTTGCAGGCATTGCAGGGCTGTTTCGGCTACGACATCACAAGACTGGCCGTTATGGAAAGGACAAGGAGTATAAAGGCTCACAG GTTGGTCATGTTACTCTGATGGGAATTGATGAAATTCACAGCAACGGCCTTAATAAATGGATGATTAATGGTGATGTTAAAATGG aaaaACCAAGAGAAATGGGACTGACGTGTAAAGAGAGGACTGTGGTGAATTCCTTTCAGAATCCTCAGCCCCTTATAAAGAAGCCTGA TGGAGCAGTCCTGTATATGGGGAACCAGGACAGACTGAGAGAGCGACCAGGGAGGCGGTCACTGCAGCTGCTACCTTCTCGTACTGGACTAGGGCTGCCTGAGATCGAGCCCCCCAGTCGCACCCACAAGCCCTGCCTTGCTGTAGAGGAG GCACTGAAGGAAAGTGATCGAGAACACTACAGGAAGCTGGTGGAGATGGTGTCAGAAAAATATTCCAAGAATAAACCACTACCGTTTGGAAGGGTGAAGCCACCAAA CTCAACTTTTCCACTGGATGGTTACAAATCCTTTAACCATGCTTCTGAAATCAGCAAACCTGCTCCAATCAGAG TCAACCCCAATGTGCCTGTGTGGAGGGAATCCGCTTCTTTAAACCGAACCAAGGAAAG ATTGGTTGAAGGCACTTGCAGTGCACGCCTCAATGATGCAAAAGTGAAGAAACCTGAAGAAAAGTCTTCCAAAAAGACTGTG CCAGTAGATGTGGATCTATCTGTTGAGGTAGAGACCAGGCTGAACCTGAAGGAGAGAGAGGCAGTTGCAGTGTCCCAGCCGGATACGGGGAGGCGCTGTGAAGAGGAGTTCCCCAGACTCACTAAG GAAATGCAGCATGAGGTGAGTTCTGCTCTCGCACAGAGGGATCCAAACTTGGTCCTGAGCAGTGCTTTCAAACTCCGCATTACACAACGAGACCTGGCAACTCTACAGGAAGGCAGCTGGCTTAATGATGAG GTGATAAACTTCTACCTCAACCTGGTGATGGCACGCAGTGAGCAGGATGCTGGCGCTTTAAAAGTCTACTGCTTCAGCACATTTTTCTTTCCAAAGCTCCACGGGGGTGGCCATGCTGCCGTCCGGCGCTGGACCAAGGCTGTCGACCTCTTTCTACATGACATCATCCTCATACCCCTTCATCTGGGTGTCCACTGGTCTCTCATA GCTGTTGACTTCAGAACTAAATCTGTGAGGTCATACGACTCCATGGGCCAAAGGCATGATGACATCTGCAACCTGATACT GATGTATCTGAAAGAGGAGCACATGGTCAAGAAAGGCAAGGACCTGGAAGAGCTGAAGTGGACAGTGAGCAGCATGCGAGCCACT GAGATTCCCCAGCAGAGGAATGGGAGTGACTGCGGTGTGTTTGTATGCAAGTATTCGGACTACATTGCC